One genomic region from Bufo bufo chromosome 3, aBufBuf1.1, whole genome shotgun sequence encodes:
- the CHST10 gene encoding carbohydrate sulfotransferase 10, whose product MHHRWLLLLACFWVLFMLMVASKFITLSMRSPEKYRMRPGSLTVLPELEKMTVTEARKFQIDSQPTVDTLKNMTHIDFIHKERLEELRSVCRNGSLSNLSHSGISKFVLDRIFVSDKHKILFCQTPKVGNTQWKKVLIVLNGAFSSIEDIPENVVHDHEKNGLPRLSSYSIADVQERLNSYFKFLIVRDPFERLISAYKDKFVQNPRFEPWYKHNIAPVIIRKYRKDRTETQGGLQFQDFVRYLGDPNHKFLDLQFGDHIIHWVTYVELCAPCEINYNVIGHHETLEEDAPYILREAGIDKLVSYPAIPPGITKYNLSKVEHYFSKVSQRDIKRLYDRFEGDFKLFGYKEPTFLFH is encoded by the exons ATGCACCATCGTTGGCTGCTGCTTCTTGCATGCTTCTGGGTCCTGTTTATGCTTATGGTTGCAAGCAAGTTTATCACCCTCTCAATGAGAAGCCCTGAGA AGTATAGAATGAGACCGGGCTCATTGACCGTTTTACCTGAACTGGAGAAAATGACTGTGACTGAAGCAAGAAAGTTCCAGATTGATAGTCAG CCAACAGTGGACACGTTGAAAAATATGACCCACATCGATTTCATCCACAAAGAGCGACTGGAAGAGCTCAGAAGTGTGTGCAGGAATGGATCACTCTCAAACCTCTCACATTCCGGCATTTCCAAGTTTGTGTTGGATCGAATCTTTGTCTCTGACAAGCACAAGATCTTGTTTTGTCAGACCCCTAAAGTAGGAAATACCCAATGGAAAAAAGTTCTCATTGTTTTAAACG GGGCATTTTCATCGATTGAGGATATCCCAGAAAATGTAGTTCACGATCATGAAAAGAATGGTCTTCCGCGGCTATCCTCATACAGTATAGCAGATGTGCAGGAGAG GCTGAATTCCTATTTCAAGTTTCTCATTGTCAGAGATCCCTTTGAGAGACTGATTTCTGCATACAAAGATAAGTTTGTACAGAACCCCCGTTTTGAGCCATGGTACAAGCACAACATTGCTCCAGTCATTATTCGCAAGTACAGGAAAGATCGCACAGAAACCCAGGGGGGTCTGCAGTTTCAAGACTTTGTACGGTACCTGGGTGACCCAAACCACAAGTTTCTAGATCTCCAGTTTGGGGACCATATAATCCACTGGGTAACTTATGTGGAGCTGTGTGCCCCTTGTGAAATAAATTACAATGTCATTGGGCATCATGAGACTCTTGAGGAGGATGCACCATACATCTTGAGGGAAGCGGGAATAGATAAACTGGTCTCTTACCCCGCCATACCACCAGGAATCACAAAATACAACCTATCAAAAGTGGAACATTATTTTTCCAAAGTATCCCAGAGAGACATCAAACGTCTTTATGACAGATTTGAAGGCGACTTCAAGCTTTTTGGATATAAAGAGCCGACATTTTTATTTCATTGA